One window from the genome of Amycolatopsis sp. NBC_01480 encodes:
- a CDS encoding helix-turn-helix domain-containing protein, whose product MTFPELFRLPATVDLATAAKAFNMHVNTAYQHIRRGTFPCAVIRPGGRYLVPTKALLAALQIDEVPIYLEDVDRGAENASRSE is encoded by the coding sequence ATGACTTTCCCCGAGCTGTTCCGGTTGCCGGCGACGGTCGACCTGGCCACGGCCGCGAAGGCGTTCAACATGCATGTCAACACCGCGTACCAGCACATCCGGCGCGGCACGTTCCCGTGCGCGGTGATCCGCCCTGGTGGGCGCTACCTGGTTCCCACCAAGGCGTTGCTGGCAGCCTTGCAGATCGACGAAGTGCCGATCTATCTCGAAGATGTCGATCGCGGCGCGGAAAACGCCTCTCGGTCCGAATAG